The genomic stretch GGAAGGTCTGCGTGAGGACGAAAACATCGCTCGGAATGCGGGTGGCTGATCTGGAGCTGACATGTTGGTTTCTTTCCTTCGTTCCATCGATCGCGATGTCACCCGCGAGATGAATATCGGCCGCGGGCACGCGCTGCCCTACGAGGAGAGAACCGCAAAAGCCGCGCCAAAGGCTCAGAAAGAAGCTCAGAAGAATTTTCTGCATATTCTACAATGACAAACGAGATCTCAGCAGGGCAACGGGGGCGTAACAGTGGCGTGTCGCGCACTCGACAAACCCGACAGGACGCCTCGGTCGCGCGGGCATCCTTGGCGAACGGCCCGACAGGATTACTCCTCACGCGAAGCGGAATCTACGCCCGATTCAACGGCGTTCCGCGTTGAACAATTCCCGCCGATGTCGGAAATGCGACATAGCAGTGTTAGAGCCATCATGTTGTTTTGAAATGATTCCCTTCTTTGGCACGGTCCATGCGTAGCTGTTCGCGAACGCGTCCGGCCTGAAGGAGAGACAGTCCATGATCAAGCGCACCGAGAACGCCGTGACCTAAAGACCGCGCTTGCCGGGGGCCGAGCCGGCGCAACGCTGGCGCACCAAGGTCGAGGCGGGTTGCCGCGCCGGCGCCAAGAAGCGCGCAGGCCGAATGTGGCGGCGGCAACTCCTTCGGCTGACCATCATCATCATCATGACAGACCGGGCGTGCGCCTTGTGTGATTGCGCTCAGGAGAAGGATCACATCCATGAGACCTGTTTATCTGGACAACAACGCAACGACACGGGTCGATCCGGAAGTCGTTCAAGCGATGCTGCCGTTTTTTACCGACCATTTCGGCAACCCTTCGTCGAGCCACGATTTTGGCGCTTCCGCCGGGGCGGCGGTGAGAAAGACGCGCCTGCAGGTGCAAACGCTCATCGGCGCGGAGTTCGACGACGAGATCACCTTCACCTCGGGCGGGACGGAAAGCGACAACGCGGCGATCCTTTCAGCGCTCGAGGTGATGCCTGAGCGCACAGAGATCGTGACTTCCGCAGTCGAGCATTCGGCCGTGCTGACGCTTTGCGCCCACCTGGAGAAGACGCGCGCCATCAAGGTGCATAGGATCCCGGTGGATCGCCACGGCCGGCTCGACCTCGACACTTATAAGGCCGCCCTCACCCCGCGCGTGGCGATCGTCTCGATCATGTCGGCGAACAACGAGACCGGAACGATCTTCCCGGTGGTCGAGCTTGCTGAGTTGGCCAAAGAAGTCGGCGCCCTTTTCCATACCGACGCGGTGCAAGCGGTCGGCAAGCTTGCGATCGACCTGAAATCGACGGCAATCGATATGCTGTCTCTCTCCGGTCACAAATTACACGGACCGAAAGGGATCGGCGCACTTTATATAAAGCGCGGCGTGCGCTTCTGTCCGCTGATCAAGGGGGGAGGCCAGGAGGGCAACCGCCGCGCCGGCACGGAGAATACGCCAGGCATCGTCGGCCTCGGCGTGGCAGCCGATCTTGCCTTGAACTTCATGGACGACGCGAACACACGGGTAAAGGCGTTGCGCGACCGCCTGGAGAAGGAACTTCTCCAAAGCATCCCAGACGCCTTCGTCGCCGGCGATCTGCTAAAGCGGTTGCCGAATACCGCAAACATCGCCTTTGGAGATATCGAAGGTGAGGGCATACTGCATTTCCTCAATCGCGAGGGCATTGCCTGCTCCTCCGGCTCTGCTTGCGCCTGCGGCTCGCTGGAGCCGAGCCACGTCTTGGTGGCGATGAATATCCCCAATAACGCGGCACACGGTGCAATCCGTTTCTCCTTTTCGCGCAACAACGGCGAGGAGGACGTCGACCGGGTGCTCGAGGTCATGCCCGGGATCGTGAAGAAGCTGCGTGAGCTTTCCCCATCTGCCAGCCAGGCGAGAGAACTTCAATCAACTCCAGGCCTGGGCGACAAGGCAAACCCGACAACCGTTTCCGGCCCAGGAGAATGCAATGCGCAGTTGTTTCGCTGAAAGCCGCGCCATCGATGTCACCGACATCCTCGCCCGGCTGAAGAGCCTGTCGGCTGCGGAGGAGTTCTTCGCAGTCCTTGGCATCTCTTATGATCCGAGGGTGCTCAATGTCTCACGGCTGCATATCCTGAAGCGCATGGGCCAATATCTCGCTGAAGAGGATTTCGCCGGTCTTCCCGACGGGGTGATCGCCGCGCGGGCGCGTGCGACGTTGGAACGCGCCTATGAGGATTTCGCGACATCCTCGCCACTCACCCACCGGGTCTTCAAGGTGCTCAAAGAGCACGATCCCGACAAACCGGCCACTCGGGACCACACCTTTGTCCCGTTCGAGTCGATCCTGAAGCGGTTCGGGACAGAATGAACGCGACACGAGTGCGACGCGACAATGTCGAAAAGCCGACAAACTCGGTCATCACGACGGTACCGTTCGGAAGAAAACAACCCCATGTCAAAAGGAAACAGAGCAACGCAAAGCGGTTGGCACGAATGATGCTGCGAAGGAGATGAACGCCAGGGCCGCTTGCGGATTGGAGCCGAGAAAGACGCAATGCACATTGTAATCTGTATCAAGCAGGTGCCGGACTCCGCGCAGATACGTGTCCACCCGGTGACGAACACGATCATGCGCCAGGGCGTGCCGACCATCATCAACCCTTACGACCTGTTCGCCCTCGAAGAGGCACTGAGATTGCGCGACGCCCATGGCGGCGAGGTCACCGTGCTTACGATGGGTCCGCCGATGGCAGAAGATGCGCTGCGCAAGGCGCTCACCTATGGCGCCGACCGCGCGGTACTCTTGACCGACCGCTGTTTTGCCGGCTCCGACACGCTGGCGACCTCCTTCGCGCTTTCTCGGGCAATCGTGAGAATTGGCGAGACCTTCGGCGCGCCGGACATCGTCTTCGCCGGCAAGCAGACGATTGACGGCGATACCGCCCAGGTCGGGCCCGGCATCGCCAAGCGCCTCGGCCTCCTGCAGTTCACCTATGTGGCGAAGATCGACTCTATCGATGTCGATGCTCGCGAGATCACCGTCAAGCGCCGTTCGGAAGGCGGTACGCAGATGCTGAAAAGCAGGCTGCCTTGCCTCATCACAATGCTGGAAGGCACCAACGAAATCCGCAGAGGCTCGCTCGAGGACGCCATGCGCGCCGCGCGCAGCCAGATCGTGAAATGGAGCGCGGCCGAAGCTGGCATTGAGGACCTCAACAAATGCGGCCTGCGCGGCTCGCCGACGGTCGTCAAGCGCGTTTTCGCCCCAACCACGAGGGCGGAAAAGGCGACGCAGATCGACATGACCGACAAGACGCAGCACGACCTCGCTGACGAACTGATCGCCGCAATCTTTACCCGCCAGCCAGCGCTGGAACACGAACTCGCCTTCGACGGCGGCCAGTGACGGAACGGCAAGGAGAGATGATGTCGAACGCGAACCGCGAAGCTCCTCCTTCCGCCGGCCGTGCCGGCATCAAGAGGGAATTGCCTGAGCACTTTAGGGACTATCGGCACGTCTGGGTTTTCATCGAACTGGAACGCGGCGAGGTCCATCCCGTGTCCTTCGAACTGCTTGGCGAAGGCCGCAAGCTCGCCGACAAGCTAGGCATCCAGCTTGCGGGGATCGTGCTCGGACCGCCGGGCGAGGCCACGCAGCATGCCGTTGCCGAGGCCTTCGCTTACGGCGCCGAGCTTGTCTACCTGGTCGAGGCACCGCTGCTTGCCGACTATCGCAACGAGCCTTTCACCAAGGCGATGACGGATCTGGTCAATACCCACAAACCGGAGATCCTGCTTCTCGGTGCGACCACGCTCGGCAGGGATCTCGCTGGCTCAGTAGCGACGACCTTGCTGACAGGGCTCACTGCCGACTGTACCGAACTCGATGTGGTCGACGGTTCGCTCGCCGCGACCCGTCCGACTTTCGGCGGTTCCTTGCTGTGCACGATCTATACGCTGAACTACCGGCCGCAGATGGCCACCGTACGACCGAGGGTTATGGCCATGCCACCGCGGACGGACAAGCCGGTCGGGCGTGTCATCCGGCACAAGCTGTCAATGACCGAGGAAGAGATCATCACCAAAGTCCTTGGCTTCAACCTCGATCGCCAGTCGGCAAAGGCAAATCTCGCCTACGCCGACATCGTGGTTGCCGGAGGCCTCGGTCTCGGCTCAGCGGAGAATTTGCAGCTTGTGAAGAATCTAGCGCGGGCAATCGGCGCCGAATATGGCTGTTCGCGCCCGTTGGTCCAGAAGGGCTGGATGCCTGCCGATCGGCAGGTTGGCCAAACGGGCAAGACCATCCGGCCAAAGCTTTACATAGCGGCCGGGATTTCCGGCGCCATTCAGCATCGGGTTGGCGTGGAGGGGGCTGATTTGATCGTAGCCATCAACACCGACCCGAACGCCCCGATCTTCGAATTTGCCCATCTCGGCATCGTCACCGACGCAATCCGTTTCCTGCCGGCATTGACGGAAGCTTTCACCCGGCGGCTGTCGCCGCACAGCCACGACAAGCTTGCGAGCTAAGGGAGAGGGCCATGATCGAGGAAGAATTCGACGCCATCGTCGTCGGGGCCGGTATGTCCGGAAACGCGGCCGCCTACACCATGGCAAGCCAGGGCCTGACGGTGCTGCAGTTGGAGCGCGGCGAGTATCCGGGCTCCAAGAATGTCCAGGGCGCCATCATGTACGCCGACATGTTGGAGCAAATCATTCCGGATTTCCGGGATGATGCGCCTCTCGAGCGGCATCTGGTCGAGCAGCGATTCTGGGTGATGGACGACACCTCCCACACCGGGATGCAGTATCGATCGGACGATTTCAACGAGGCGAAGCCCAATCGCTACACGATCATCCGCGCCCAATTCGACAAGTGGTTTTCGCGCAAGGTGCGCCAGGCCGGCGCGACGGTGCTGTGCGAGACGACGGTGACCGAACTTGTCCGCAATGCCAGCGGCAAGGTGATCGGCGTGCGCACCGACCGGGCTGGCGGGCCGATCTACGCGGACGTCGTCGTGCTCGCAGAAGGTGTCAACGGACTGCTCGGTACACGGGCCGGCCTGCGCAAGATGCCGAAGCCAGAAAGCGTGGCGCTCGCTGTCAAGGAAATGCATTTCCTACCCGATGAGGTCATTGAGCAGCGGTTCGGCCTCCAGGGCGACGAAGGCTGCGTGATCGAAGCGGCGGGCACGATTTCCCGCAGCATGGCCGGACTGGCCTTCCTCTACACCAACAAGGAGTCGATCTCTCTCGGCATTGGCTGCCTCGTCTCCGATTTCGCCCAGACAATGGAGAGCCCTTACGTCCTCCTCGACAACTTCAAAAACCATCCTTCGATCCGGCCGCTGATCGCGGGCTCGGAAGTCAAGGAGTATTCCGCGCATCTCATTCCCGAAGGTGGCTACAAGGCAATTCCGCAGCTCTTCGGCGACGGTTGGGTGGCGGTCGGTGATGCCGCCCAACTGAACAACGCTATTCACCGCGAGGGTTCGAACCTTGCCATGACTTCCGGTCGCATCGCGGGCGAGGCAATCATTGAGATCAAGGGCCGCAACCAGCCGATGATCAGGAGGAACCTCGCCCTCTACAAGACCATGCTGGACAAGTCCTTCGTAGTCAAAGACCTGATGAAATATAAGGACATGCCGGCCCTGATACACACCAATTCCCGCAATTTCTTCATGACTTACCCGCAGTTGATGTCGCAGGCCGCGCAGAACTTCATGCGGGTCGACGGAACCCCGAAAATCGAGAAGGAAAAGGCGACCACTGCTGCCTTCATCAAGGCGCGTTCGCGCTGGGGGCTGATCAGCGATGTGGTCCGCCTGGCACTCGCCTGGCGCTGAAGGAGAAACAGGATGACGATGGCCGTGACGAAGTTACGTGTCGAGGAGAAGCTTTATCAGAACCGCTATCTGGTCGATCCGGGCCGCCCGCATATCAAAGTGCGACCGCACGAGAGGCCGAGCGCGAACCTGCTCGCGCTGACACACATCTGCCCGGCCAAATGCTATGAGTTGAACGACAAGGGACAGGTGGAGACCACTTCCGACGGCTGCATGGAATGCGGCACCTGTCGCGTGCTGTGCGAGGCCAGCGGTGAGATCGTGTGGAATTACCCGCGCGGCGGCTTCGGCGTTCTCTTCAAGTTCGGATGACTGGCGCAAAGAGCGGGAAACGAGAGGCTCGGAATGCGGTCAAGACCGCCAATATTGTTCACAATTGCCGAAAGGCTGAAAATACTATGTTTCTGGAACTCAAAATACAAAAAAGGGCCTGGGAGGAGCACCTTGGACAACCCTTGAGGTGTTTGCATGGCTCACATGCTTCCAGATCAGGTCGGTGAAATTGTATCTCGGAACACCCCGCCTGAACCTGCGGTCGAAGCGGCGCGCAATGCGGACAGCTTGCTCGGGGGAATCTACGAGATATCGAAGATTCTGACTGCCCCGACCCGGCTGGAGATTACGCTTGCCAATGTCGCGAATATCCTCTCCTCGTTTGTGCAAATGCGTCATGGCGCAATTGTCGTCCTGGACGCTGAAGGAGAGCCGCAGATTAGCGCAACTACCGGCGGCGCTGTGCCTCAGTCAGCCATCGGCAGTGTCATACCCCAGGCCGTAATAGACAAAATCGTCGCTACTGGAGTGCCGATCGTCATACAAGACACAAGCACGTCGGAGCTGTTTCAGGCCGATCCTCAATCGACCAGCGGCACGATCGCAACTGCGTTTATCGGTGTCCCGCTAAAGGCTGAGGAAAAGATCTTCGGGACGCTGTCGATCGACCGGGTCAGGAACGGTACCACCAAGTTCCGTTACGAGGAGGACTTACGTTTCCTGGCCATGGTCGCCAATCTGGTCGGCCGGACCATCCGCCTGCATCGCACTTTGAGCACGGCTGGTCAGCGACTTATCGAGAAGCAACCGAGACCAGAGCAATCGCTCGACGAGGACAGGACCCATCCGGCCCGACATCCGCATGTCAAGATCGACGGAATCATCGGAGAAAGTCCCGCACTCAAGCAAGTGCTGGAGATCGTCTCGGTCGTGGCCAGGACCAATTCCACCGTGCTTCTGCGAGGCGAAAGCGGTACCGGCAAGGAGTTCTTTGCACAGGCCATCCATAAGCTTTCGCATCGGAGGGAGAAATCCTTCGTCAAATTGAACTGCGCCGCATTGCCCGAAAGCGTCTTGGAATCGGAGCTCTTTGGCCACGAGAAGGGCGCCTTCACCGGGGCTATCCTGCAGCGCGCCGGCCGGTTCGAATTGGCGAATGGCGGAACCCTGCTGCTTGATGAAATCGGCGAGATTTCGCCTGCCTTTCAAGCCAAGCTGTTGCGCGTCTTGCAGGAAGGAGAACTTGAGCGAGTGGGCGGCACCAGGACCCTAAAGGTTGACGTGCGGCTCATATGCGCCACCAACAAGGACCTCGAGATGGCTGTCCGGAATGGAGAGTTCAGGGCCGACCTTTATTACCGCATCAATGTGGTGCCAATAGTCTTGCCTCCCCTCAGAGAGCGGCCGGGCGATATTCCACGCCTTGCCAAAGCTCTCCTCGATAGATTCAACAAGGAGAACCATCGCGATCTTGCCTTCACGCCGTCGGCGCTTGACCTGATCTCGCAATGCTATTTCCCTGGCAACGTGCGTGAGTTGGAGAATTGTGTGCGACGGACGGCCACACTTGCGCGTTCAATGACAATCACTCCGTCGGATTTCGCCTGCCAGAACAGCCAGTGCCTTTCTTCGCTTCTGTGGAAAGGAGTCGGCCGTTCGCACGGCGCCTATGCCGTCGACGAGTTCGCACGTGGCAATATGATGCCGGTTGGATCGCCGCTGCCTGCCATGCGAGTCGGCCCCTCCCAGAATGAGGCATCGCCCGGCGAGACCTGCGACCCCAACCATCCAGCTTGCCCAGCAATCAACCAGCGTCTGACGGAACGCGACCGACTGATCGATGCGATGGAGAAAGCCGGCTGGGTTCAGGCCAAGGCGGCTCGTTTCCTCGGTCTCACGCCGCGGCAGGTCGGCTATGCTCTGCGCCGGCATCATATCGAAGTGAAGAAGTTCTAAACGTCCCTGATGACATCAAACGTGGGGGCGCGGTTGCTGCCCGCACCGGGCGTAACTGAGACAAGACGTCACTTTTCGCGTTGCTTTTGACCGTTGTCGGCGACCTGACAAAACCGTGTCGCAGGAAACGGACACAATTGGACACAAAAGGCCGACGTAAAAGCCAACATGACGGATAAGACCGCTTTTGGGGTTGGCATATCTCTTGCGCTCTGAAGTGCGATGTTCACACCACGCACGGAGCCGCTCCATGTCCGCACCGATGATTTCGCTACAGGGCCTTTCCGGCACGACAGTCTTCGATCAGTCGCCGGCGAGAGCGAAATCCGGTGGCTGCGCATCTTCATCCTGCGGCTCCTCCGCGAAGCCGCACGAGATGGACTCGGTCGTCTGGGAGAAGATCAAGGATCATCCCTGCTTTTCAGAGGAAGCGCACCACTATTTCGCGCGCATGCATGTGGCGGTCGCCCCAGCCTGCAATATTCAATGCAACTACTGCAATCGCAAATATGACTGCGCCAACGAAAGCCGGCCTGGGGTCGTTTCGGAAAGGCTGACGCCCGACCAGGCGCTGCGCAAGGTGATCGGGGTTGCCAACGAAGTGCCGCAGCTTTCCGTGCTTGGCATCGCCGGACCGGGCGATGCCTGTTACGACTGGAAGAACACAAAGGCGACATTCCAACGGGTCGCCAAGGAAATCGGCGACATCAAGCTGTGCATCTCAACCAACGGGCTCGCGCTGCCAGACCGCGTCGCCGAGCTTGCCGAAATGAATGTCGATCACGTGACGATCACCATCAACATGGTCGACCCGCGGATCGGTGCCAAGATCTATCCGTGGATCTTCTATGGCAACCGCCGTTATACCGGCGTTGAGGCCGCCACGATCCTGCACGAACGACAGATGTCGGGGCTGGAGATGCTGACGGCGCGCGGCATCCTCACCAAGATCAATTCGGTAATGATCCCCGGCGTAAACGATGAGCACCTGATCGAGGTGAATAAATGGGTCAAGGAGCGCGGCGCGTTCCTGCACAATGTCATGCCGCTGATTTCCGACCCGGCGCACGGTACGCATTACGGCCTGAGTGGGCAGCGCGGCCCCAAGGCAATGGAGCTGAAGGCCCTTCAGGATCGTCTCGAAGGCGGCGCCAAGTTGATGCGCCACTGCCGGCAGTGCCGGGCCGATGCTGTCGGCCTGCTCGGCGAGGATCGTGGCCAGGAATTCACGCTCGACCGGCTTCCCGACAAGGTCACGTACGACGCCAGCAAGCGCGAGACATATCGGGCAGTGGTCGCGCGCGAGCGGGGCGATCGCCTGGCGGCCAAGAGCGAGGCGCTCGGGATGGTCAAGACCGCAGGCTCCGGCAAATCGCTTCTGGTAGCGGTGGCGACCAAGGGTGGCGGCCGCATCAACGAGCATTTCGGCCATGCGAAGGAATTCCAGGTTTATGAGGCCTCTCCGAAAGGGATCAGTTTCGTCGGTCATCGCAAGGTCGAACAGTATTGCCTCGGCGGCCGGGCCGAGGACAAGAGCCTCGACGGCGTCATCTCTACGCTCGAAGGCGTAGACATCGTGCTGTGCGCGAGAATTGGAAATTGCCCCGAGGATCGTCTCAAGGAAGGTGGGATCCGAGCAACGGAGGCTTACGGGTATGACTACATCGAGACCGCGATCGGCGCGCTTTACGCCGCCGAGTTTGGGAGTGAGCCACTGGCTGCGACGGCCTGAGCCGCCTCATTCTAACCGAACCGGAGTTGAAAATGGCCTTTAAGATCATCGCTTCCCAATGCACCCAGTGCGGTGCCTGTGAGTTTGAATGCCCTTCGGGCGCGATTAAGTTCAAGGGCGAGACCTACGTGATCGATCCGAAAAAGTGCACCGAATGCGAGGGGACCTTCGAAACGCAGCAATGCGCCTCGGTATGTCCGGTGTCGAAGACTTGCGTCCCTGCCTGACCTCCATTTCGGCTACTGACACGGTCGAGGCGCCTCCGCAGGACCATCGACCTCCTGTTGGAAAGCTGCAGCCGAGAGAAAGGAACGGCCATGAGCCTCGGACGCGAACAGGACATCGAAATCCGTACACCCCCGCGATTCATGCCGGGTGAGCGGGTCCGCGCCACACGCCACATAAAAAATGACGGCACCTATCCGGGCAAGGAGATCGGTGAAAATCTGGTGCGCAAAGGCGACGAGGGCTATGTGCGCGACATCGGCACCTTTCTCCAGCAGTT from Mesorhizobium sp. 113-3-3 encodes the following:
- the nifA gene encoding nif-specific transcriptional activator NifA encodes the protein MAHMLPDQVGEIVSRNTPPEPAVEAARNADSLLGGIYEISKILTAPTRLEITLANVANILSSFVQMRHGAIVVLDAEGEPQISATTGGAVPQSAIGSVIPQAVIDKIVATGVPIVIQDTSTSELFQADPQSTSGTIATAFIGVPLKAEEKIFGTLSIDRVRNGTTKFRYEEDLRFLAMVANLVGRTIRLHRTLSTAGQRLIEKQPRPEQSLDEDRTHPARHPHVKIDGIIGESPALKQVLEIVSVVARTNSTVLLRGESGTGKEFFAQAIHKLSHRREKSFVKLNCAALPESVLESELFGHEKGAFTGAILQRAGRFELANGGTLLLDEIGEISPAFQAKLLRVLQEGELERVGGTRTLKVDVRLICATNKDLEMAVRNGEFRADLYYRINVVPIVLPPLRERPGDIPRLAKALLDRFNKENHRDLAFTPSALDLISQCYFPGNVRELENCVRRTATLARSMTITPSDFACQNSQCLSSLLWKGVGRSHGAYAVDEFARGNMMPVGSPLPAMRVGPSQNEASPGETCDPNHPACPAINQRLTERDRLIDAMEKAGWVQAKAARFLGLTPRQVGYALRRHHIEVKKF
- the nifW gene encoding nitrogenase stabilizing/protective protein NifW; translation: MRSCFAESRAIDVTDILARLKSLSAAEEFFAVLGISYDPRVLNVSRLHILKRMGQYLAEEDFAGLPDGVIAARARATLERAYEDFATSSPLTHRVFKVLKEHDPDKPATRDHTFVPFESILKRFGTE
- a CDS encoding FAD-dependent oxidoreductase, giving the protein MIEEEFDAIVVGAGMSGNAAAYTMASQGLTVLQLERGEYPGSKNVQGAIMYADMLEQIIPDFRDDAPLERHLVEQRFWVMDDTSHTGMQYRSDDFNEAKPNRYTIIRAQFDKWFSRKVRQAGATVLCETTVTELVRNASGKVIGVRTDRAGGPIYADVVVLAEGVNGLLGTRAGLRKMPKPESVALAVKEMHFLPDEVIEQRFGLQGDEGCVIEAAGTISRSMAGLAFLYTNKESISLGIGCLVSDFAQTMESPYVLLDNFKNHPSIRPLIAGSEVKEYSAHLIPEGGYKAIPQLFGDGWVAVGDAAQLNNAIHREGSNLAMTSGRIAGEAIIEIKGRNQPMIRRNLALYKTMLDKSFVVKDLMKYKDMPALIHTNSRNFFMTYPQLMSQAAQNFMRVDGTPKIEKEKATTAAFIKARSRWGLISDVVRLALAWR
- the nifB gene encoding nitrogenase cofactor biosynthesis protein NifB encodes the protein MSAPMISLQGLSGTTVFDQSPARAKSGGCASSSCGSSAKPHEMDSVVWEKIKDHPCFSEEAHHYFARMHVAVAPACNIQCNYCNRKYDCANESRPGVVSERLTPDQALRKVIGVANEVPQLSVLGIAGPGDACYDWKNTKATFQRVAKEIGDIKLCISTNGLALPDRVAELAEMNVDHVTITINMVDPRIGAKIYPWIFYGNRRYTGVEAATILHERQMSGLEMLTARGILTKINSVMIPGVNDEHLIEVNKWVKERGAFLHNVMPLISDPAHGTHYGLSGQRGPKAMELKALQDRLEGGAKLMRHCRQCRADAVGLLGEDRGQEFTLDRLPDKVTYDASKRETYRAVVARERGDRLAAKSEALGMVKTAGSGKSLLVAVATKGGGRINEHFGHAKEFQVYEASPKGISFVGHRKVEQYCLGGRAEDKSLDGVISTLEGVDIVLCARIGNCPEDRLKEGGIRATEAYGYDYIETAIGALYAAEFGSEPLAATA
- a CDS encoding nitrogen fixation protein NifZ produces the protein MSLGREQDIEIRTPPRFMPGERVRATRHIKNDGTYPGKEIGENLVRKGDEGYVRDIGTFLQQFYIYAVEWVDRGTVVGMRARELMSLETARTPSSAEIGAGFDEGTAR
- a CDS encoding ferredoxin family protein, whose product is MTMAVTKLRVEEKLYQNRYLVDPGRPHIKVRPHERPSANLLALTHICPAKCYELNDKGQVETTSDGCMECGTCRVLCEASGEIVWNYPRGGFGVLFKFG
- the nifS gene encoding cysteine desulfurase NifS, yielding MRPVYLDNNATTRVDPEVVQAMLPFFTDHFGNPSSSHDFGASAGAAVRKTRLQVQTLIGAEFDDEITFTSGGTESDNAAILSALEVMPERTEIVTSAVEHSAVLTLCAHLEKTRAIKVHRIPVDRHGRLDLDTYKAALTPRVAIVSIMSANNETGTIFPVVELAELAKEVGALFHTDAVQAVGKLAIDLKSTAIDMLSLSGHKLHGPKGIGALYIKRGVRFCPLIKGGGQEGNRRAGTENTPGIVGLGVAADLALNFMDDANTRVKALRDRLEKELLQSIPDAFVAGDLLKRLPNTANIAFGDIEGEGILHFLNREGIACSSGSACACGSLEPSHVLVAMNIPNNAAHGAIRFSFSRNNGEEDVDRVLEVMPGIVKKLRELSPSASQARELQSTPGLGDKANPTTVSGPGECNAQLFR
- a CDS encoding electron transfer flavoprotein subunit alpha/FixB family protein yields the protein MSNANREAPPSAGRAGIKRELPEHFRDYRHVWVFIELERGEVHPVSFELLGEGRKLADKLGIQLAGIVLGPPGEATQHAVAEAFAYGAELVYLVEAPLLADYRNEPFTKAMTDLVNTHKPEILLLGATTLGRDLAGSVATTLLTGLTADCTELDVVDGSLAATRPTFGGSLLCTIYTLNYRPQMATVRPRVMAMPPRTDKPVGRVIRHKLSMTEEEIITKVLGFNLDRQSAKANLAYADIVVAGGLGLGSAENLQLVKNLARAIGAEYGCSRPLVQKGWMPADRQVGQTGKTIRPKLYIAAGISGAIQHRVGVEGADLIVAINTDPNAPIFEFAHLGIVTDAIRFLPALTEAFTRRLSPHSHDKLAS
- a CDS encoding 4Fe-4S binding protein yields the protein MAFKIIASQCTQCGACEFECPSGAIKFKGETYVIDPKKCTECEGTFETQQCASVCPVSKTCVPA
- a CDS encoding electron transfer flavoprotein subunit beta/FixA family protein, coding for MHIVICIKQVPDSAQIRVHPVTNTIMRQGVPTIINPYDLFALEEALRLRDAHGGEVTVLTMGPPMAEDALRKALTYGADRAVLLTDRCFAGSDTLATSFALSRAIVRIGETFGAPDIVFAGKQTIDGDTAQVGPGIAKRLGLLQFTYVAKIDSIDVDAREITVKRRSEGGTQMLKSRLPCLITMLEGTNEIRRGSLEDAMRAARSQIVKWSAAEAGIEDLNKCGLRGSPTVVKRVFAPTTRAEKATQIDMTDKTQHDLADELIAAIFTRQPALEHELAFDGGQ